A window of the Streptomyces sp. NBC_01351 genome harbors these coding sequences:
- a CDS encoding type VI secretion protein — protein sequence MPNSRHTDPTARAGGIPDGALVGLLSLLLGLAVLVWSATGLAALFSKGSWPATVTFTRTPEAVRSLIARPDDIAAAWPDTNPAALSGWGLFWGLFISQLLILLVLAIFTVGIIARTKSRRALAKQPPDPAPAAHDPQPALPTQHHPHAPQPASPLRPPPEPTPTPAQAPTDEAYGFGYAPAPLTTTTTTPPHRLAYATPAQRHHLAAQAIAEAEGALLVVTSSPTLWSETKDARAKLGPVLLYDPSHLCDTPARMHWNPAEGCADRDTAAARAIALLAPVRPQARIDAALAHTAETLLRSWLQAAALDDRPFKQLHRWTQGNSAQDAVRILRTHPQAAPGAAGELESALTAHPERREQAQHLTTRALSALSSIHIREACNPNRTDSLTLASFVTEGGTLYMVGESLEDPRTHPGAMPLHTALAAHVVEHGRRMAARSSHGRLDPPLTLVLDDIAAVAPIPQLPDLLTDETLPLLALCRSREQARSRWPEAPLP from the coding sequence ATGCCCAACTCCAGACATACGGATCCCACGGCGCGGGCCGGCGGAATCCCCGACGGAGCCCTGGTCGGCCTCCTGTCCCTCCTCCTCGGCCTCGCCGTACTGGTCTGGTCGGCCACCGGCCTCGCAGCCCTCTTCAGCAAGGGCTCCTGGCCGGCCACGGTCACCTTCACCCGCACCCCGGAGGCCGTCCGCTCCCTGATAGCTCGCCCGGACGACATCGCCGCGGCCTGGCCGGACACCAACCCCGCAGCCCTCTCCGGCTGGGGCCTGTTCTGGGGCCTGTTCATCAGCCAGCTCCTGATCCTGCTGGTCCTGGCGATCTTCACGGTGGGCATCATCGCCCGCACCAAGTCCCGCCGCGCCCTGGCCAAACAGCCCCCCGACCCGGCCCCCGCCGCCCACGACCCCCAGCCGGCACTCCCCACCCAGCACCACCCGCACGCCCCCCAGCCCGCGTCCCCCCTCCGGCCCCCACCGGAACCCACCCCCACACCCGCCCAGGCCCCCACCGACGAGGCCTACGGCTTCGGCTACGCCCCGGCGCCCCTCACCACCACGACCACCACACCCCCGCACCGCCTGGCGTACGCCACCCCCGCCCAACGCCACCACCTCGCCGCCCAAGCCATCGCCGAAGCCGAGGGCGCGCTCCTGGTGGTCACCTCCTCTCCCACCCTCTGGTCGGAGACCAAGGACGCCCGCGCCAAACTCGGCCCGGTCCTCCTCTACGACCCCTCCCACCTGTGCGACACCCCGGCCCGCATGCACTGGAACCCGGCCGAGGGCTGCGCCGACCGCGACACCGCCGCCGCCCGCGCGATCGCCCTGCTGGCCCCGGTACGCCCACAGGCCCGCATCGACGCCGCACTCGCCCACACGGCGGAAACCCTCCTGCGCAGCTGGCTCCAGGCAGCCGCCCTCGACGACCGCCCCTTCAAGCAGCTCCACCGCTGGACCCAGGGCAACAGCGCCCAGGACGCCGTCCGCATCCTGCGCACCCACCCCCAGGCCGCTCCCGGCGCCGCCGGCGAACTGGAGAGCGCCCTCACCGCCCACCCGGAACGCCGCGAACAAGCCCAGCACCTCACGACCCGCGCCCTCTCCGCCCTGTCCTCGATCCACATCCGCGAGGCCTGCAACCCGAACCGTACGGATTCCCTCACGCTGGCTTCGTTCGTGACCGAGGGGGGCACCCTCTACATGGTGGGCGAATCCCTGGAAGACCCCCGCACCCACCCGGGTGCGATGCCCTTGCACACCGCACTCGCCGCTCACGTGGTCGAGCACGGCCGCCGCATGGCCGCACGGTCATCCCACGGTCGGCTCGACCCACCACTCACCCTGGTCCTGGACGACATCGCGGCAGTCGCCCCGATCCCCCAACTCCCGGATCTCCTCACGGACGAGACACTCCCCCTCCTCGCCCTGTGCCGAAGCCGCGAACAAGCCCGCTCCCGCTGGCCGGAAGCACCACTTCCCTAG
- a CDS encoding SCO6880 family protein: MTTQSHQLHPVAPRRTYLIGRARPNAIVGKNRETGEIALIIAGAFLGMMSGLLVPDLTLRIVSLVGFPMLALAAVYVPYKGRTFYRWFEINRSYKRTLRRGTTYRSSAIEAGTRAADGREVEVGPPPGIGRISWLAAPFGPDEIAVLLHADRRTVTAAIEIEGPGVGLRDSEDQEALVDRFGTLLKHVANGDGFVTRIQMLARTLPADPDAHAKDVAQRGDTKAPGWLRDSYDQLQSMVSTSSEQHRAYLVACMHYSRELAAEAHTIARAGSPKGRKLDRDAGLAIVMARELTDICARLAEADIRVRQPLGQGRLSSLVHSMYDPDHPIDHIQAMTKRNAWPAELDAVEPTYLQAKTRESSTRAPWCHATAWVKEWPMTPVGVNFLAPLLVHTPDVIRTVAVTMDLEPTEIAIERMLTEKTNDEADASRAAKMNRTVDPRDIAAHGRLDQRGEDLASGAAGVNLVGYITVSSRSPEALARDKRTIRASAGKSYLKLEWCDREHHRAFVNTLPFATGIRR; this comes from the coding sequence TTGACGACCCAGTCCCACCAGCTGCACCCGGTCGCGCCCCGCCGCACGTATCTCATCGGCCGGGCCCGGCCGAACGCGATCGTCGGCAAGAACCGCGAGACCGGCGAGATCGCCCTGATCATCGCGGGGGCGTTCCTCGGCATGATGAGCGGACTGCTCGTCCCCGACCTCACCCTGCGCATCGTCAGCCTCGTCGGGTTCCCCATGCTCGCGCTCGCCGCCGTGTACGTCCCCTACAAGGGCCGCACCTTCTACCGGTGGTTCGAGATCAACCGCAGCTACAAACGCACCCTGCGCCGCGGCACCACCTACCGCTCCTCCGCCATCGAGGCCGGTACCCGCGCCGCCGACGGCCGCGAGGTCGAGGTCGGCCCGCCCCCCGGCATCGGCCGCATCAGCTGGCTCGCCGCCCCCTTCGGCCCCGACGAGATCGCCGTACTCCTCCACGCGGACCGCCGCACCGTCACCGCCGCCATCGAGATCGAGGGACCGGGCGTCGGCCTGCGCGACAGCGAGGACCAGGAAGCCCTCGTCGACCGCTTCGGCACCCTCCTCAAGCACGTCGCCAACGGAGACGGCTTCGTCACCCGCATCCAGATGCTCGCCCGCACCCTCCCCGCGGACCCCGACGCCCACGCCAAGGACGTCGCCCAGCGCGGCGACACCAAGGCCCCCGGCTGGCTGCGCGATTCGTACGACCAGCTCCAGTCGATGGTGTCCACCTCCTCCGAGCAGCACCGCGCGTACCTCGTCGCCTGCATGCACTACTCCCGCGAACTCGCCGCCGAGGCCCACACCATCGCCCGCGCCGGCTCCCCCAAGGGCCGCAAGCTCGACCGCGACGCCGGCCTCGCCATCGTCATGGCCCGCGAGCTCACCGACATCTGCGCCCGCCTCGCCGAGGCCGACATCCGCGTCCGCCAGCCGCTGGGCCAGGGCCGCCTCTCCTCCCTCGTCCACTCCATGTACGACCCGGACCACCCCATCGACCACATCCAGGCCATGACCAAGCGCAACGCCTGGCCCGCCGAACTCGACGCGGTCGAACCCACCTACCTCCAGGCCAAGACCCGCGAGTCCTCCACCCGCGCCCCCTGGTGCCACGCCACCGCCTGGGTGAAGGAATGGCCGATGACCCCCGTAGGCGTCAACTTCCTCGCCCCGCTCCTCGTCCACACCCCCGACGTGATCCGCACGGTCGCGGTCACCATGGACCTGGAGCCCACCGAGATCGCCATCGAACGCATGCTCACGGAGAAGACGAACGACGAGGCCGACGCGAGCCGCGCCGCCAAGATGAACCGCACCGTCGACCCCCGCGACATCGCCGCCCACGGCCGACTCGACCAGAGGGGTGAAGATCTCGCCAGCGGAGCTGCGGGAGTCAACCTGGTCGGGTACATCACGGTGTCCTCGCGATCACCCGAAGCCCTCGCCCGCGACAAGCGCACCATCCGCGCCTCCGCCGGCAAGTCCTACCTCAAACTCGAGTGGTGCGACCGCGAGCACCACCGCGCCTTCGTCAACACCTTGCCGTTCGCCACCGGCATCCGACGCTAG
- a CDS encoding ATP-binding protein encodes MRDPMSALTDAFTSFLFGKVETTRLPVRTSTGQAQAVYLPTAAPGLGDSGVIIGREVYSGKGYIYDPFQLYGQQLPAPHWLVLGESGNGKSALEKTYVLRQLRFRDRQVVVLDAQGEDGVGEWNLIAQQLGITPIRLDPIAANDDGIRLNPLDPAITTTGQLALLRTIIEVAMGHGLDERAGFALKVAHAHVVDTIRDRQPVLTDIVEQLRHPEAESALAMNVDIDDVRAWGLDVALVLDRLVDGDLRGMFDGPTTVGIDLDAPLIVFDLSHIDRNSIAMPILMAIVGVWLEHTWIRPDRKKRIFLVEEAWHIINSPFVAQLFQRLLKFGRRLGLSFVAVVHHLSDVVDGAAAREAAAILKMASTRTIYAQKADEARATGRVLGLPRWAVEIIPTLTPGIAVWDVNGNVQVVKHLITEAERPLVYTDRAMTESSVPSPLPADMLAAELEAEERALSMERHRNNGTGSATTVA; translated from the coding sequence ATGCGAGATCCCATGTCCGCGCTGACGGACGCCTTCACCAGCTTCCTCTTCGGCAAAGTCGAAACCACGCGCCTGCCCGTACGCACCTCCACCGGGCAGGCGCAGGCCGTCTACCTGCCCACCGCCGCCCCCGGACTCGGCGACTCCGGCGTCATCATCGGCCGCGAGGTCTACAGCGGCAAGGGCTACATCTACGACCCCTTCCAGCTGTACGGACAGCAGCTCCCGGCCCCCCACTGGCTGGTCCTCGGCGAATCCGGCAACGGAAAATCAGCCCTGGAAAAGACCTACGTCCTACGCCAGCTCCGCTTCCGCGACCGCCAGGTCGTCGTCCTCGACGCCCAGGGCGAGGACGGTGTCGGCGAGTGGAACCTGATCGCCCAGCAGTTGGGAATAACCCCCATCCGCCTGGATCCGATCGCCGCCAACGACGACGGGATCCGCCTCAACCCCCTCGACCCGGCCATCACCACGACCGGCCAGCTCGCCCTGCTCCGCACCATCATCGAAGTGGCCATGGGCCACGGCCTGGACGAGCGCGCCGGCTTCGCCCTCAAGGTCGCCCACGCCCACGTCGTCGACACGATCCGCGACCGCCAGCCCGTCCTCACCGACATCGTGGAACAACTGCGCCACCCCGAAGCCGAATCGGCCCTCGCGATGAACGTCGACATAGACGATGTCCGCGCCTGGGGCCTCGACGTCGCGCTCGTCCTCGACCGCCTCGTCGACGGAGACCTCCGCGGCATGTTCGACGGCCCCACCACCGTCGGCATCGACCTCGACGCGCCCCTCATCGTCTTCGACCTGTCCCACATCGACCGCAACTCCATCGCCATGCCCATCCTCATGGCGATCGTCGGCGTCTGGCTCGAACACACCTGGATCCGCCCCGACCGCAAGAAGCGCATCTTCCTCGTCGAAGAGGCCTGGCACATCATCAACAGCCCCTTCGTCGCCCAGCTGTTCCAGCGCCTCCTCAAGTTCGGCCGCCGCCTGGGCCTCTCCTTCGTGGCCGTCGTCCACCACCTCTCCGACGTGGTCGACGGCGCCGCGGCCCGCGAGGCCGCGGCCATCCTGAAAATGGCCTCGACCCGCACGATCTACGCCCAAAAGGCAGACGAGGCCCGCGCCACGGGCCGCGTCCTCGGCCTCCCCCGCTGGGCGGTGGAGATCATCCCCACCCTCACCCCGGGCATCGCCGTCTGGGACGTCAACGGCAACGTCCAGGTGGTCAAACACCTGATCACCGAGGCAGAACGCCCCCTCGTCTACACCGACCGCGCGATGACGGAGTCCTCGGTCCCCTCGCCACTCCCCGCCGACATGCTGGCCGCCGAACTCGAAGCGGAGGAAAGGGCCCTGTCCATGGAACGCCACCGCAACAACGGCACCGGCTCGGCCACCACGGTGGCCTGA
- a CDS encoding GNAT family N-acetyltransferase, whose product MDQYVVRAVRGDEWAKVKELRIAALKDPAAPVAFLETVTQAEARADEFWQARAAGASHGRAARQFVAEEAGGEWVGSVTVLVEEVGTTDIFEQEIERTQAHVVGVFVRPEQRGTGLTEALFSAALEWAWSLEEPVLEGVRLFVHEDNARAGAFYRRFGFEASGKVVSVPGDAGAKEVEYVFPRA is encoded by the coding sequence ATGGATCAGTACGTGGTACGGGCTGTACGTGGTGACGAGTGGGCCAAGGTCAAGGAGCTGCGGATCGCCGCGCTCAAGGATCCGGCGGCGCCGGTGGCCTTTCTGGAGACGGTGACGCAGGCCGAGGCCAGGGCGGATGAGTTCTGGCAAGCGCGGGCCGCGGGGGCTTCGCATGGGCGGGCCGCACGGCAGTTCGTGGCAGAGGAGGCCGGCGGTGAGTGGGTCGGGTCCGTGACGGTGCTCGTCGAGGAGGTCGGGACCACGGACATCTTCGAGCAGGAGATCGAGCGGACCCAGGCGCATGTGGTGGGTGTGTTCGTGCGGCCCGAGCAGCGGGGGACCGGGCTGACCGAGGCGCTGTTCTCGGCCGCGCTGGAGTGGGCCTGGTCGTTGGAGGAGCCGGTGCTGGAGGGCGTACGGCTCTTCGTGCACGAGGACAACGCGCGGGCCGGGGCCTTCTATCGGCGGTTCGGGTTCGAGGCCAGTGGGAAGGTCGTGTCCGTGCCCGGGGACGCGGGTGCCAAGGAAGTGGAGTACGTGTTTCCCAGGGCATAG